The Amblyraja radiata isolate CabotCenter1 chromosome 1, sAmbRad1.1.pri, whole genome shotgun sequence genome contains a region encoding:
- the LOC116973155 gene encoding actin-3-like: MDCREVIIDNGSGFCKSGLAGDCFPTSVIPSVVGTFKAKGNSRESCPTETYFGKMAQAQRGSATLKYPIERGTVTSWEHLEKLWKHIYASELHVKSKERPVLMTVAPLTSFFNREKMTEIMFECLNVPAMYLAIPATLALYASGRTRGLVLDSGFGLTDAVPIYEGYYLPDAVKRLKLAGNDITENIRRLLLENGHNIPSTIPKEVFENIKETLCYVARDPNQEAKNQMDNLHQEYTLPDGNLITIQKELFKAPEVLFTTANVCSEEPGIHKLIYNSILRCDRCLRKDLFCNIILSGGSTMFPGLEERLLKEIKSQVPSGLQVTICAPKNRNYSVWIGASILTSLTAFKDMWVTCNDYREYGPTIINKRCF, from the coding sequence ATGGATTGTAGAGAAGTGATCATAGATAATGGTTCTGGGTTCTGCAAATCTGGGTTAGCTGGTGACTGCTTTCCAACATCAGTAATACCATCAGTTGTCGGTACATTCAAAGCCAAGGGCAACTCGCGTGAATCATGCCCAACAGAAACTTATTTTGGAAAAATGGCTCAAGCTCAGAGAGGCAGTGCGACTTTAAAATACCCCATTGAACGTGGCACAGTAACTTCTTGGGAGCATTTAGAAAAACTCTGGAAGCACATTTATGCATCTGAGCTTCATGTCAAATCAAAAGAGAGGCCAGTTTTGATGACTGTTGCTCCATTGACATCTTTCTTTAACAGAGAGAAGATGACAGAAATCATGTTTGAATGTCTGAATGTGCCAGCAAtgtatcttgctattcctgcaactCTGGCACTCTATGCATCAGGACGCACTCGGGGACTAGTCTTAGACAGTGGCTTTGGATTAACTGACGCTGTACCCATCTACGAAGGCTACTATTTGCCTGATGCTGTTAAAAGACTTAAATTAGCAGGAAATGATATTACAGAAAATATCAGGAGACTCCTCTTGGAAAATGGACATAATATCCCAAGTACAATCCCTAAAGAGGTCTTTGAAAACATTAAGGAAACATTGTGCTATGTTGCTCGTGATCCTAATCAGGAAGCTAAAAACCAGATGGACAATCTACACCAGGAATATACGCTCCCTGATGGAAATCTGATTACAATCCAAAAGGAGCTCTTCAAAGCACCAGAAGTTCTCTTCACGACAGCAAATGTGTGTTCGGAGGAACCTGGAATCCATAAATTAATCTATAACAGCATTTTAAGATGCGATAGATGCTTGAGAAAAGATTTATTTTGCAACATAATACTCTCTGGTGGTTCCACAATGTTCCCGGGTCTGGAAGAAAGATTACTCAAGGAAATTAAGTCTCAAGTACCCAGTGGATTACAAGTTACTATCTGTGCACCAAAAAACAGGAATTATTCTGTTTGGATAGGTGCTTCAATTTTAACTAGCTTAACAGCATTTAAGGATATGTGGGTCACTTGTAATGATTACAGAGAATATGGGCCAACCATAATTAACAAAAGGTGTTTTTAA